Proteins from one Rubripirellula tenax genomic window:
- a CDS encoding DUF4956 domain-containing protein, with protein MPDWLTTVSTEVDADIATLATRLVAAWACGWVIALIARSKRPAGSADTLSLTLILMSILIAMATQIIGDNIARAFSLVGALSIVRFRTAVPETRDVAFVLAAVVVGMAVGAGQYWVSGLGLIAIGLATLIYRKPKVAAESPVLLKKSWRLTLKVGLHTIGAWDAELDRMTESYKLISAETARRGGALELVYRYEAREGFDASQLIAALNAIPTVESASAKPIS; from the coding sequence ATGCCTGACTGGCTAACCACCGTTTCGACTGAAGTGGACGCGGACATTGCCACGCTGGCGACTCGTCTAGTCGCCGCGTGGGCTTGCGGATGGGTGATTGCGCTGATCGCGCGCAGCAAGCGACCCGCGGGTTCGGCCGACACGTTGTCGCTGACGCTGATCCTGATGAGCATCCTAATTGCGATGGCGACCCAGATCATTGGCGACAATATCGCCCGCGCGTTCAGCCTGGTTGGCGCCCTTTCGATCGTCCGTTTTCGTACTGCTGTCCCCGAGACGCGTGACGTTGCATTTGTCCTTGCGGCCGTCGTCGTCGGGATGGCGGTGGGTGCCGGGCAATATTGGGTGTCCGGTTTGGGACTGATCGCCATCGGATTGGCGACACTGATTTACAGGAAGCCGAAAGTGGCAGCCGAGTCACCTGTGTTGCTAAAGAAATCGTGGCGACTGACGTTGAAAGTCGGTTTGCATACCATCGGTGCTTGGGACGCCGAGTTGGACCGTATGACGGAATCCTACAAACTGATCAGTGCCGAAACGGCGCGGCGAGGTGGAGCATTGGAACTGGTCTATCGCTACGAGGCGCGCGAAGGTTTCGATGCCAGCCAATTGATTGCCGCACTCAACGCGATCCCCACGGTTGAATCGGCATCGGCAAAGCCGATCTCTTAA
- the wecB gene encoding non-hydrolyzing UDP-N-acetylglucosamine 2-epimerase, whose translation MPNTAPPNRPLRPLIVFGTRPEAIKMSPVILECQRRPAQVAPIVCSTGQHREMLAQVLGYFGITPDIDLGLMKPGQTLTGLTAACLEAVDSVIVDQKPDCVVVQGDTTTVMAAAMAAFYHRVPIVHVEAGLRTGDLMAPWPEEFNRRVAGIITKLHCAPTQRSADALLAEGVDAKNIRITGNTVIDALLHSVEKERNEDAKWRAEYPAATADSVVLITGHRRENFGPGMASILDAIADLARLHPETQFIYPVHLNPNVKGPVHERLAGLENVHLVPPADYPQFVWLMDRASVVLTDSGGVQEEAPSLGNAVLVTREKTERPEAVEAGLAELVGTNRELIVRRVSESLVVAAKKTRSERASQVVDNPYGDGKAAARIVDWMIEDCQRMN comes from the coding sequence ATGCCGAACACTGCTCCTCCAAACCGCCCACTTCGCCCATTGATTGTCTTTGGAACCCGGCCCGAAGCCATCAAAATGAGCCCCGTGATCTTGGAATGCCAGCGGCGGCCTGCCCAGGTCGCGCCCATCGTCTGCAGCACCGGCCAGCATCGCGAAATGCTTGCTCAAGTCTTGGGTTATTTCGGGATCACCCCCGACATCGACCTGGGACTGATGAAGCCCGGACAAACGCTGACGGGTTTGACGGCGGCTTGCCTGGAAGCGGTCGACAGCGTGATCGTCGATCAAAAACCGGATTGTGTCGTCGTTCAAGGTGACACGACCACGGTCATGGCGGCTGCGATGGCGGCGTTTTATCACCGCGTTCCCATCGTTCACGTGGAAGCCGGTCTGCGAACGGGGGATCTGATGGCGCCTTGGCCCGAAGAATTCAACCGCCGCGTCGCCGGCATCATCACGAAACTGCACTGCGCGCCGACGCAGCGCAGCGCCGACGCCCTGCTGGCCGAAGGCGTCGACGCAAAGAACATTCGCATCACGGGCAACACCGTCATCGACGCGCTCCTTCACTCGGTTGAAAAAGAGCGAAACGAAGACGCCAAGTGGCGGGCCGAATATCCCGCCGCCACCGCCGACTCGGTCGTTCTGATTACCGGCCACCGCCGCGAAAACTTTGGCCCCGGAATGGCGTCGATTTTGGATGCGATCGCTGACTTGGCACGACTGCACCCCGAGACTCAATTTATCTATCCGGTTCACCTGAATCCTAATGTGAAGGGGCCCGTCCATGAACGCTTGGCGGGATTGGAAAACGTTCACCTGGTTCCGCCAGCCGACTACCCTCAATTCGTTTGGCTGATGGATCGAGCCAGCGTCGTCTTGACGGACTCGGGTGGTGTCCAGGAGGAAGCGCCATCGCTGGGCAATGCAGTCCTGGTGACACGCGAAAAAACCGAGCGTCCCGAAGCCGTCGAAGCAGGCCTGGCCGAATTGGTTGGAACGAACCGTGAATTGATCGTGCGGCGAGTCAGCGAATCGCTGGTCGTCGCTGCCAAGAAGACTCGAAGCGAACGCGCGTCCCAAGTCGTCGACAATCCCTATGGTGACGGGAAAGCCGCAGCCCGGATCGTCGACTGGATGATCGAAGATTGCCAGCGCATGAATTGA
- a CDS encoding sigma-70 family RNA polymerase sigma factor, whose translation MSDSTDSGSCFDDRLRQARQGDRHSLGEILQSYRKYLIFLARSGLHHHMQGKADPADVVQEVCLAASDSFEDFRGNSTEEFASWLRGILSNVLAMQVRRYLGTQKRDPRIEQALNQGLLSASSFLHSNLAGDFTSPSQHFARNEAFLRMAEALETLPKHYRQVIVLRHVDNLSFNEVAQQMDRSVDSVEKLWVRALAQLKQSIGDE comes from the coding sequence TTGAGTGATTCCACTGATTCAGGATCTTGTTTCGACGACAGGTTGCGACAAGCACGCCAAGGCGACCGCCATTCCTTGGGCGAGATCCTTCAATCGTATCGAAAGTATTTGATCTTCTTGGCCCGATCAGGACTACATCACCATATGCAGGGCAAAGCCGACCCGGCGGACGTCGTGCAAGAAGTCTGTTTAGCAGCCAGCGACAGCTTCGAGGATTTTCGCGGCAATTCGACAGAGGAATTCGCTAGCTGGCTGCGTGGCATTTTGTCAAACGTGCTGGCGATGCAAGTGCGGCGGTACCTGGGCACGCAAAAACGTGACCCTCGGATAGAACAAGCACTCAATCAAGGCCTTCTTAGCGCATCGAGTTTCTTGCATTCGAATTTGGCTGGTGACTTCACGTCGCCAAGCCAACACTTTGCTCGCAACGAAGCCTTCCTGCGGATGGCCGAAGCACTGGAAACGTTGCCTAAACATTACCGGCAAGTGATCGTGCTGCGTCACGTCGATAATTTGTCGTTCAACGAAGTTGCACAGCAAATGGATCGGTCGGTCGACAGTGTCGAGAAACTGTGGGTGCGAGCCCTTGCGCAGTTGAAGCAATCCATCGGGGACGAGTGA
- a CDS encoding serine/threonine protein kinase: MSVNDATDDHHANDESDQDDRVVNAVKQYMSMLDAGQAPSTEDFLNQHAEIADQLRPSLDGLALVHRAAAPKQSGMAAAPDAEFTSKPIGDFQIVGELGRGGMGVVYEAIQLSLGRRVALKVLPFASGLDEVRLQRFRNEAHAAAALHHTNIVPVYAVGSDRGVHFYAMQLIQGQTLADVIEQMREVNSFHRDSPDAVIEANIDTTTGERDARAPVKARSSDASRGTTHSRPNESTLLNTHADRLRYYRTAVKMAHQAAMAIQHAHQYGVIHRDIKPGNLLLDAAGQIWVTDFGLAQIQYADSNMTRTGDPMGTLKYMSPEQAAGKRGEMDHRTDIYSLGITLYELLTLEPAIKGDNYRAMLNQVAEHEPSSPKSIVPSLPIELDTIVRKAIAKAPADRYASAQTFADDLQSWLDDKPIAAKPPSALERLAKWRRRNSGLVATASIVLMAATIGLLVTTLMIYRALDRETQQRELAEESFQQAKSAVDQFSSLSESELAYHPNLQHLRRSFLETSLGFYQDFLEHRSADPGASKELAMTSNRVQKMVEELRLLDNIEPMLMLSNKAVQDDVGVDQESATAMTAAVENFQTQRESLAVRYVGSLQSDDSEMSDLLRAFEKEMSQYVSTSQVNRLRQIARQQGLPFIFMSSEVVVELGLSQDQREAISRIIEETRPGRGDDDRRPGGDRPGDDRPSNDRLGDGFGGDRPPRHGFGGPPGRFGSFERAFSPVTRNTVKHILQILTPEQREKWNAFVGEPFRP; encoded by the coding sequence ATGAGTGTCAACGACGCAACAGATGACCATCACGCCAACGACGAATCTGATCAAGACGATCGCGTCGTCAATGCCGTCAAGCAATACATGTCGATGCTGGATGCCGGTCAAGCACCGTCGACCGAAGACTTTTTGAATCAACATGCCGAGATCGCCGACCAACTGCGTCCGTCGCTCGACGGTTTGGCGCTGGTGCATCGCGCGGCCGCACCCAAGCAATCGGGAATGGCCGCCGCCCCCGATGCCGAATTCACGTCCAAGCCGATTGGCGATTTTCAAATCGTGGGCGAACTCGGACGAGGCGGCATGGGTGTCGTTTATGAAGCGATCCAGTTGTCGCTCGGTCGTAGAGTCGCATTGAAAGTGCTGCCCTTTGCAAGTGGGCTGGACGAAGTGCGGCTGCAGCGATTTCGCAACGAGGCACACGCCGCCGCGGCTTTGCACCACACGAACATCGTCCCGGTGTACGCCGTCGGAAGCGATCGCGGCGTTCACTTCTATGCCATGCAATTGATCCAAGGCCAAACGCTGGCCGACGTCATCGAGCAAATGCGCGAGGTGAATTCGTTTCACCGTGATTCGCCCGACGCTGTTATCGAAGCGAATATCGACACGACCACTGGCGAACGCGACGCCCGCGCCCCCGTCAAAGCTCGATCCAGCGATGCGTCACGCGGGACGACGCACTCTCGTCCGAACGAGTCGACATTGTTGAATACGCATGCGGATCGATTGCGATACTATCGCACCGCCGTAAAGATGGCCCATCAAGCGGCGATGGCGATTCAGCACGCGCATCAATACGGCGTCATTCACCGTGACATCAAGCCCGGCAACCTTTTGCTGGACGCCGCGGGGCAAATTTGGGTAACTGATTTCGGATTGGCGCAAATCCAATACGCCGATTCCAACATGACGCGAACGGGCGACCCAATGGGGACGCTCAAGTATATGAGTCCAGAGCAAGCGGCTGGCAAACGCGGCGAGATGGATCATCGAACCGACATCTATTCGCTGGGAATCACGCTGTACGAACTTTTGACGTTGGAACCCGCGATCAAAGGCGACAACTATCGCGCCATGTTGAATCAAGTCGCCGAACACGAACCGTCGTCGCCAAAATCGATCGTGCCGTCGCTGCCGATCGAGCTGGACACGATCGTCCGCAAAGCGATCGCAAAGGCGCCTGCCGATCGATACGCTTCGGCGCAAACGTTCGCTGACGACTTGCAGAGCTGGCTCGACGATAAGCCGATCGCCGCCAAGCCACCGTCGGCTTTGGAACGACTGGCAAAGTGGCGTCGTCGCAACAGCGGACTGGTCGCGACGGCTAGCATTGTGTTGATGGCGGCAACGATCGGACTTCTGGTCACGACGCTGATGATCTATCGCGCACTCGACCGCGAGACTCAGCAACGAGAATTGGCAGAAGAAAGTTTTCAACAAGCAAAATCCGCAGTCGACCAATTCAGTAGCCTCAGCGAATCGGAGCTCGCTTATCATCCCAATCTTCAACACTTGCGACGTAGCTTTTTAGAAACATCGCTCGGCTTCTATCAAGACTTCCTAGAACACCGATCGGCCGATCCGGGGGCGTCCAAAGAGCTGGCGATGACGTCCAACCGTGTGCAAAAGATGGTAGAAGAACTGCGGTTGCTCGATAACATCGAACCGATGCTGATGCTGTCCAACAAAGCGGTACAGGACGACGTCGGCGTCGATCAAGAATCAGCAACCGCCATGACGGCTGCTGTAGAGAATTTTCAAACGCAACGAGAATCGTTGGCGGTGCGATATGTCGGAAGCCTGCAATCCGACGACAGCGAAATGAGTGACCTGCTTCGCGCATTCGAAAAAGAAATGTCACAGTACGTCAGCACGTCCCAAGTCAACCGGCTTCGACAGATCGCCCGGCAACAGGGATTGCCCTTCATCTTCATGAGTTCGGAAGTCGTCGTCGAACTTGGTCTGTCGCAAGATCAGCGCGAAGCGATCAGCCGAATCATCGAAGAGACGCGGCCCGGTCGTGGTGACGACGACCGACGCCCCGGTGGTGATCGGCCGGGTGATGATCGCCCCAGCAATGATCGCCTCGGTGATGGGTTCGGTGGCGATCGGCCACCACGACACGGGTTTGGTGGCCCGCCGGGTCGCTTCGGAAGTTTCGAAAGAGCTTTCTCGCCAGTGACACGAAATACGGTGAAACATATCCTCCAAATACTCACGCCCGAGCAGCGTGAGAAATGGAATGCGTTCGTCGGCGAACCCTTCCGTCCTTAA
- a CDS encoding polyphosphate polymerase domain-containing protein: protein MTEAQVHDKRIELKYTLDAHLSCEVRRWAREHLGVDRHCNASLGDSYDVNTLYLDTPEMDLFHRTGEIGRAKHRIRRYGDDSTLWIETKRKKANVVRKNRSATSEDEVVRRLTDDSEPTLWCGDWFVSRIAERRLQPTVQVHYRRFARTSTLGGESLRLTIDSHLQASPANGWQVAASSDNANRTARIDTADIEILELKFLNQMPHLFKELLRTFAIPATGFSKYRAAVERSGLGCKGISDSLAGSLSDGICRGTSQCLTG, encoded by the coding sequence ATGACTGAGGCTCAGGTACACGACAAACGCATCGAACTGAAATACACGCTTGATGCTCATCTGTCGTGCGAAGTGCGGCGGTGGGCGCGTGAACATCTTGGCGTCGACCGCCACTGCAATGCATCGCTCGGTGACAGCTACGACGTCAATACGCTGTACTTGGACACGCCCGAAATGGATTTGTTTCATCGCACGGGTGAGATTGGACGAGCGAAACATCGCATCCGTCGCTACGGTGACGATTCGACCTTGTGGATCGAAACCAAACGCAAGAAAGCGAATGTGGTCAGGAAGAACCGATCAGCGACAAGCGAAGATGAAGTGGTCCGTCGGTTGACCGACGATTCGGAACCGACACTGTGGTGTGGCGATTGGTTTGTCAGCCGGATCGCTGAGCGTCGTTTGCAGCCCACCGTTCAAGTTCACTACCGCCGCTTCGCGCGAACGTCGACCCTCGGCGGCGAGAGCTTACGGTTGACGATCGACAGTCATTTACAAGCAAGTCCCGCGAACGGTTGGCAAGTCGCGGCGTCGTCCGACAACGCGAATCGCACAGCGCGTATCGACACAGCGGACATCGAAATTCTTGAATTGAAGTTCCTCAACCAAATGCCTCACTTGTTCAAAGAACTGTTGCGAACGTTTGCGATCCCCGCGACGGGCTTTTCAAAGTACCGCGCGGCTGTCGAGCGTAGCGGACTGGGTTGCAAGGGGATTTCGGATTCGTTGGCGGGCAGCCTGAGCGACGGTATTTGCCGAGGAACGAGCCAATGCCTGACTGGCTAA